From one Mobula hypostoma chromosome 28, sMobHyp1.1, whole genome shotgun sequence genomic stretch:
- the LOC134338856 gene encoding zinc finger protein 628-like produces MADSEVGVRQDPLPRPEQPYQCLECGKAFKWSSRLAHHQRSHTGERPYKCSECGKAFKGSSALLYHQRGHTGERPYKCQECGKAFKRSSLLAVHQSVHTGLRAFQCTLCPLAFKWSSHYQYHLRQHSGERPYACGECGKAFKNSSSLSRHRHVHTGERPYPCPLCGKAFAQSANLRQHQRTHTGERPYRCPDCGRAFTHSSNLLLHRRTHSSQRAQSPPRRTQPHVFPEPPPPAHPTPADPSTPISPPHPPPSAAGEDQLSLVPTCSPEGGRTLEEEDVGAEEEDEGEEGGGSAPYQCGLCERAFSRLPALLAHQRVHTGEPPLAGAEAEVTCTAYLPSSSSSSSTADETPISAPPQPQPPSSGERPYKCPECGKAFRGSSGLRYHLRGHTGERPYECQECGKAFKRSSLLAVHQRVHTGLRAFQCTLCPLAFKWSSHYQYHLRQHSGERPYACGECGKAFKNSSSLSRHRHVHTGERPYPCPLCGKAFAQSSNLRQHQRTHTGERPYRCPDCGRAFTHSSNLLLHRRTHSAERPYVCGACGKSFVMASYLQRHLRTHAPGPPAVASGSAAAPSVEPAAQALPNIQTLQTIQTLQGVPAVQIIHTVQALPTIQLVQTF; encoded by the coding sequence ATGGCGGACAGTGAGGTGGGGGTGCGGCAGGACCCGCTCCCCAGGCCGGAGCAGCCTTACCAGTGCCTGGAGTGCGGCAAGGCCTTCAAGTGGTCATCGCGATTGGCCCACCACCAGCGCAGTCACACTGGTGAGCGGCCTTACAAGTGCTCTGAGTGTGGCAAGGCCTTCAAGGGGTCATCGGCTCTGCTCTACCACCAGCGGGGCCACACTGGCGAGCGCCCCTACAAGTGCCAGGAGTGTGGCAAGGCCTTCAAGCGCTCGTCACTGCTTGCAGTCCATCAAAGTGTGCACACGGGGCTGCGGGCATTCCAGTGCACCCTGTGCCCGCTGGCCTTCAAGTGGTCCTCCCACTACCAGTACCACCTCCGCCAGCACTCTGGGGAGCGGCCCTATGCCTGCGGCGAGTGTGGCAAGGCCTTCAAGAACTCGTCCAGTCTCTCCCGGCACCGGCACGTCCACACCGGTGAAAGGCCCTACCCCTGCCCGCTCTGCGGCAAGGCCTTCGCCCAGTCTGCCAACCTTCGTCAGCACCAGCGCACTCACACCGGCGAGCGGCCGTACCGCTGCCCTGACTGTGGTCGAGCCTTCACTCACTCCTCCAACCTCCTGCTGCACCGCCGCACTCACTCGTCTCAGCGGGCCCAATCGCCACCCCGGCGGACCCAACCCCACGTTTTCCCTGAACCTCCCCCTCCTGCTCACCCCACTCCAGCTGACCCGTCCACCCCCATTTCACCTCCCCATCCGCCACCTTCTGCTGCAGGAGAGGACCAACTCTCTCTTGTCCCGACGTGTTCTCCGGAGGGGGGCCGGACTCTCGAGGAGGAAGATGTGGGGGCAGAAGAAGAggatgaaggggaggaggggggagggtcaGCCCCCTATCAGTGTGGCCTTTGCGAACGGGCATTCTCCCGGCTTCCCGCCCTCCTGGCCCACCAGCGGGTGCACACTGGTGAGCCCCCTTTGGCTGGGGCTGAAGCTGAAGTCACCTGCACTGCctacctcccctcctcctcctcctcctcctccactgcCGATGAGACCCCCATCTCAGCTCCCCCACAGCCACAGCCCCCTTCCTCTGGTGAGCGGCCCTATAAGTGCCCGGAGTGTGGCAAGGCATTCCGGGGTTCTTCAGGCCTGCGTTATCACTTAAGGGGCCACACTGGCGAGCGCCCCTATGAGTGTCAGGAGTGTGGCAAGGCCTTCAAGCGTTCCTCACTGTTGGCAGTCCACCAGCGGGTCCACACGGGGCTGCGGGCATTCCAGTGCACCCTGTGCCCGCTGGCCTTCAAGTGGTCCTCTCACTACCAGTACCACCTCCGCCAGCACTCTGGGGAGCGGCCCTACGCCTGCGGCGAGTGTGGCAAGGCCTTCAAGAACTCGTCCAGTCTTTCCCGGCACCGGCACGTCCACACCGGTGAAAGGCCCTACCCCTGCCCGCTCTGTGGCAAGGCCTTTGCCCAGTCCTCTAACCTTCGTCAGCACCAGCGCACTCACACCGGCGAGCGGCCGTACCGCTGCCCTGACTGTGGTCGAGCCTTCACTCACTCCTCTAACCTCCTGCTGCACCGTCGCACTCACTCCGCTGAGCGCCCTTATGTCTGCGGTGCCTGTGGCAAGTCCTTTGTCATGGCCTCCTATCTTCAACGCCATCTCCGCACCCACGCCCCGGGACCGCCAGCGGTGGCCAGTGGTTCTGCTGCTGCCCCATCTGTCGAACCAGCCGCACAGGCCCTGCCTAACATCCAGACCCTGCAGACAATCCAGACGTTGCAGGGGGTGCCAGCTGTGCAGATCATCCACACTGTTcaggccctccccaccatccagctAGTGCAGACATTCTGA